A stretch of DNA from Gimesia chilikensis:
TCCTGACCCCTTTTAATCCTCTCAATGCGTTTAGAAACCACGAAACAACATTGGAAGCGATGCAAAGGATTTATGGCCAACTATGAATTATGGACCACACGACAATCTCGTCCATGAGGTTTTGGAGTACCTCGATTCCAACGACTTGCTGGCTGCTGCTGACAACGTTCCCCCGACCATAGTTGCCATCGACGATTTTGAGGCTGCTAAGGAGATGGCCTTCAGCCAGTTCTTTGGGGCATCAAAACTCTCATGGAGCGACATCCGAGAGGCCGAATTGGCGGAAGCGATGAATGCACCTGACGAGGGAGAAATTCATCGCCTGTTTGATGAGTTCTTCGATGTTGTCGCATCAAAGGCCAGGTTCGATTATGATTACGACGAGATCGCCAATGAGATAATCTCCGACATCCTCAATGTGTGTTATTGGAGAGCCGTTTATGGCAGTACGAATGGCCTGTTTGAGCAGATGTTGGAAGTATACAGGAATGGAGGCTGGCCATGTGGATGGCAAGGAGATTGGCCCGGCGGTCAGTTGGTTGCATTCTTCCCTCCATCTAAGTCTGAATGACTACCTCCTCCCTTCCAACCGCTTTGCCCCCTTTATTCTTCAAGTTTGGAACAGGTTTATTAAAGAGGGTGGGTGAGCAGGGCAGTAAGATGTACCTGGAACCTTCAATTGATACATTACCGACTAAGCCGCGTATACCGTAATACGAAGGATTCTGACACCTGTATTTACTCAGCATTTTGTATTGCGTTGAACGCAGCCAAAAAAGCAGGAAGGCTAAGATGTTTTATTTGATTGAACCCGATGACGAACTATCAGACAACTGGCTGTTTTTTGAGGAAGATCTGAACGGTGTGCTTGTGGTTCGAGAAGAGTATCGTGACCTGGTGTGTCAAAGTTGCGGAAAGATTGACGAAAATATCGCTATTTCCCGTGGCCTGAGCTCACATTTTATAGTGGAAACAAACAGCGATATTGTTGCAACGTCTGAGGATTGGATCTGCGTATCGGCACGTTTTTGTGACGAGATCATGAAACTGAAATTTGGGGGACTTAGGTTTATCCCTCTTGCAGATTCGAAACATTCGATTGTTATGCCCGAGTTACTTGTCGAAACCGATGAAACCAGGGCCGGCTTTGAAAACCATAATCAGTGCACAAGTTGCGGTAGATTTGGTGAAAGAATCATTGGGCCTTTTATTCAAGGAATGAGGTTGCCAGCATCCGATTCCACATTCTTCGCTTCATCAATCGCCAACGAGAATGTGAAGGTGAGCTATTATCGATTTTTCGCCAGCGAATTAATAGTAGAAGCAATCCGAAAGCTGGAATTCGCAGGAATCGATTTTGTAGAAACCGCATAGAGACAATTGTGATTAAAGGCATATCGGGGCGGGACTCTTTGATATCACTAGCAGTCTTGCCCCCTTTTAATTCTTCCATTGATGATAGAGTGTACGGCCCGGATATAAGGCGAGTATTGAAGAATGTAATTAGTGATTGGAGGAGTCTCCGTCCTGATCTATTTCAAGGTACACACCAAATGACAACTTCAGAAGAACTTTCTAAAACGCTTTACTCTGACAATACCCAAGAGTTCATGACTCTTGCCAACAGCCTGGCAACAGAAGGCACAACAGAAAGTGTAGATGTTTTACTGGCGTGTTTTGAAGATGATGATGATTATTATGATGAAATGTCTGTTCTGATGCATGCCATAGAGCGGATTGATCCAACTCCAGTTTATGAATCACTTAGCAAAGGATTACCTGATTTAAACGATCGAGCGCCTGGGTGGAGCGAAGAGTTGGTGAAACGACATCTTAGTGTACCTGGAATTGCAAAAGAGGGGGGATTTAGTATTTCGGCTTTCGTGTGTGCGTTGAGAGAAGTTCCGGAGTCTTTGGCGGTTGCTAAGTCAATTGCCAGCAGGCTAGTCTCTGATGAGCGAATACCAGCCGATGTTTTGTATTTCTTCACTTAATTTAACGAATTCAGACTCGCTAGATCCTCTGAAACATTCGATTGTGAGAGAGCCTGTCGCTATTTTTCATTGGTGGAATAAAGGGCTCACTGCTGCCCGTTTCACGCTGTTTATTTCGATTTTTGGTATATCAATGGCCGTCTATTCGCTACATCGCGATACAGGTGGTTCTGTGAGGTTGTGTGGCGTCGTTAGAATTATGAGTTGATTTCACTGATCTCCTGGCATCTAATCGCGTTAAATCTTCCATTCGTTCTATGCTCCTTCTGTAATTACGGAGGTCAAACCATGTGGTTTTACGAAACTAAAATTGGAATCTTCACGATTCGCGAGAGGTCGGGCAAGTACCATGTTTATTTTGATGGCGAGGACCTCGGAAGTTATGACACACCTTGGCAAGCATCTGAAGACTTAGCTGGAGGCCGCATGCCTACTCTCTCCTGTGGTGTTGATACAGCAACCCTCGGGATCGCTCCCCATACGGACCAATGGCTTAAATTAATTCATGGTAGACCTCTGGGGAATAAAACGGCCCAGCATCGCCAGTCCGGGGAGAAAAGCCAATAAACGCCTATGTTTCGAGAAGAATAAAGGGGTCAGGACTCTTAATTGCATTAAAGAGTCCTGACCCCTTTAGGTTCTTCTAATGGAAGTATTGCAACTAGTGAAATTTACTTGGTCAATGGGTAACAAGATGTCTTCAGGGCAATTTGAAAAGCAGACCAAGCTGAGGCTTACTTGTACAATCATACAGGCGGGATATAATGGCACATATGATTTCTAAAACTCTATCGCAAAAACACTCTGGTATGAAACAATAATTCTAGGACATCGATTACTCATGAAAGTTTTATCATGACAATAAATAATCCTGTAAGTAAAACACATTTTAAAATCACTTCAGATCGACTTCAGCATTTCACAAATGAAACTTTTATGTGTGATGATTGTCAGTACGATTATCACCCTAAGGTTCATAGTCAGCCTTATATAGTTCAATTTGGCGCGATACTCATTGCAACATCTCTGTTCTTGGTTTTTAAATTTCAAGCCCCTGTCTGGCTGTATGCCTTGTTACCAATATTGATTGGTGGCTATATGATTTGGTATCATAATAGAGATAGACGCATTATGGCATCTTCAAGCACTTCTAAGCTGAAATATGGCGATATAATACTTGAGTGCCCCAAATGTGGCAGCACTAAAGCAACGAAGGTAGGATAACCCTGCTCTCGTACTCATACACCAACAAATGTATCTACGTTGGATGTGAATAAAATAAAGTGGTCAGGACCAATCCTGTTCGGCCCGGGGGTTGCTTGCGGCGGCTGATTTTGGATCAGGGTCTTGAGTGATTGTAAAATCTACGGAGTGGTATTACGAGTACTTGTTCTCAGATAAATCGGCGCAGCGTGAAGTAAAGCAGACGAGACGTACTGGCGACCCGCGTTTAATCTTTCTGTTTTTGCAATCGGGAAATATGCGACAACAGTTCTTCTTCGTCGCACATGCCGGTGAAATACCAGCAGATCATTTCATAGGTTCGCAACGTCGGTTTGCGACCGGTCCACAGACTGATCAGCATGCTGGCAATGATCGCACAGTAAGTCTGAATTTCGATACCGTTTTGCGACCTGCTTAACAGATGGCGACAGCCCAGCATGTGCTTGAAGAATCGGAAGAAGATTTCAATCGTCCAGCGATAACGATACATCAATGCAATGATCTCCGCGGGAACGTCCAGCAGATTGGTCGCGATCCGTAACACGCCATCGCAGTTCGGCCCCGTGCTCTTGCCGCCATAGCGGGTGCGCTTCTGATGCGGTGCCATCTCGATCAGAATCAATCGCAGGCGATGCTCCTGTAGGCCTGATTGGAAACAGTAATGATACGTTGAGCTCTTTCTTTTCCGCATACATTGATTTCTTCGTACAGAGATTCTGAGAGGTTTCACTTCTCAACTGTTATTATCTCAGTTTCCGGTTGCTAAATCGCTTATTTTCCCGGCGATCTGTCGTTAATGGGCGTCTGTTTTGCTTTGTCCTGCGAGGCCCAGGCGGTTGAGCATGGGGCCGATGGTCAGGCCGCCGACGAGGATGGAAAAGGCGACGACGACGTAGGTCATGGTCAGGATGAGTTCGCCGACGGTATCATACTGCGATTGCTGGGCGTGGATCTCTTCTTTGAGTGAGAGGGCGAGGGCCACACTGATTCCGCCGCGGAGACCGCCCCAGGTCATGACTTTGATCGCATGCGATGTGAACTGTCGGCCGGCCAACTTCTTCAGGGCGGTGATCACCGTACCCACGGAGAGGAATCGCGCCAGCAGTGCCGCGGGGATGGCCAGCGCTCCGGCCAGCAGATATTTCTCCTGGAACGACAGTACCAGGACCTCCAGGCCGATCAGTACAAACAGCACCGCGTTCAGCAGCTCGTCGACCAGCTCCCAGAACGTGTCCAGGTGCTGGCGGGTTTTGTCGGACATCGCCAGTGTGCGGCCGTGGTTCCCCAGGATCAGCCCTGCGACCACCATTGCCAGCGGCCCGGAGAGGTGCAGCTTCATCGCCAGCGCGTATCCGCCTGTCACGACCGCCAGCGAAATCAAAATCTCCGTGGCGTAGTGATCGATGGATCGCAACAGCAGGAATGCGAGCAGCCCCAGTACAAAGCCCAGTGCAATGCCGCCGCCAGCTTCGAGGGTGAAGAGTTTCGCGACGTCGCTGGCGTTCGTCTCTGCGACCTCTGTGTCTGCGTGCTCCTCGTGTGGATCTTCCTGTTCGCTCTGCTGAACGACCTGGTTCGACTCCTGCTGATTTCCGTCTGCGTGCGACTCGCCATGCCCGCCCAAACCGGCGATGCCCAGGAGTGCGATAAAGACCACCACGCCGACGCCGTCGTTGAACAGTGACTCGCCGGCGATCTTAGTCTCCAGCGATTTGGGGGCACCGAGGCTCTTGAAGATTCCCAGGACCGCAATCGGGTCGGTGGGGGCGACGATGGAGCCGAAGATCAGGCAGTAGATGAAACGGACCTCGATGCCGAGCCAGCCGGTGATGAGATAAGTGAGCCCGCCGACGATGAACGTCGTGGCGAGGACGCCGATGGTCGCGAGCAGGGCGATGGCCGCGGTTTGTTCTTTGAGGTCGTTGAGGTTGACGTGCAACGCTCCGGCAAAGAGCAGGTAGCCGAGCATGCCCTGCATCAGCGTCTGGTCGAAGTCGATCGAGCC
This window harbors:
- a CDS encoding Imm30 family immunity protein — translated: MTTSEELSKTLYSDNTQEFMTLANSLATEGTTESVDVLLACFEDDDDYYDEMSVLMHAIERIDPTPVYESLSKGLPDLNDRAPGWSEELVKRHLSVPGIAKEGGFSISAFVCALREVPESLAVAKSIASRLVSDERIPADVLYFFT
- a CDS encoding transposase; protein product: MKPLRISVRRNQCMRKRKSSTYHYCFQSGLQEHRLRLILIEMAPHQKRTRYGGKSTGPNCDGVLRIATNLLDVPAEIIALMYRYRWTIEIFFRFFKHMLGCRHLLSRSQNGIEIQTYCAIIASMLISLWTGRKPTLRTYEMICWYFTGMCDEEELLSHISRLQKQKD
- a CDS encoding cation:proton antiporter, with the protein product MNFFDIAGILVALAAAFAFINHKLLKLPTTVGLMLLAMLHAIALLLIDRIVPGATVLTAAETLIGSIDFDQTLMQGMLGYLLFAGALHVNLNDLKEQTAAIALLATIGVLATTFIVGGLTYLITGWLGIEVRFIYCLIFGSIVAPTDPIAVLGIFKSLGAPKSLETKIAGESLFNDGVGVVVFIALLGIAGLGGHGESHADGNQQESNQVVQQSEQEDPHEEHADTEVAETNASDVAKLFTLEAGGGIALGFVLGLLAFLLLRSIDHYATEILISLAVVTGGYALAMKLHLSGPLAMVVAGLILGNHGRTLAMSDKTRQHLDTFWELVDELLNAVLFVLIGLEVLVLSFQEKYLLAGALAIPAALLARFLSVGTVITALKKLAGRQFTSHAIKVMTWGGLRGGISVALALSLKEEIHAQQSQYDTVGELILTMTYVVVAFSILVGGLTIGPMLNRLGLAGQSKTDAH